From Penaeus monodon isolate SGIC_2016 chromosome 6, NSTDA_Pmon_1, whole genome shotgun sequence, the proteins below share one genomic window:
- the LOC119574474 gene encoding kelch-like protein 12 isoform X3, which translates to MVEGVADSGWHATLTRGLHQAWEAGLFTDLVITAQDQVIHAHKVILAAASPYFRAMLTGCLVEGRTHTLELKDVPGSLLNIVLTYVYTGRATLTEHNVQDVLTLADYFQIHALKKLCCYHLKNHLVTRTCLNVHEVATLHRCHDLAADALSLASSQCSEVLLQPSFLTLQPDTILTLLKQPYLSVESEEELLKGVILWASKDPDERRKWLPVLCQKIDLSLLDSQTRMKYIATLEDRQLLTDDLKYIIAPIDVNSDTAEEGSDDQEETVKKTRYNSQEEVLLVMGGESNGRLLRNTECFAVGYSSWRCSIPEVAGRHNQHYHRLQVLPVMSHARAYCAVATHDNIVYVLGGQTNSQFLASCESYSVVTNSWRPLCDLPLPIHGAAAAFLDGALYVAGGKSMRQYEEKLWVYDVQRDTWVARGSLSSGRGHIGMAALHGSLYAVGGMSCVGGISQVLASCEKFDPGSDMWVPIASLSQARAYHGVAVINDHLYAIGGYDGARWLSSVERYDPLRDQWTTVSSMISPRSSFGVTVSRGRIYCLGGFSGESNLNTVEKYNPRTDMWHCVQSMQLRRYGLVAATVNVPGATQL; encoded by the exons ATGGTAGAGGGCGTGGCGGACAGTGGCTGGCATGCGACCTTGACCCGCGGCCTCCACCAAGCATGGGAGGCGGGGCTCTTCACCGACCTGGTCATCACGGCGCAAGATCAGGTCATCCACGCGCACAAGGTCATCCTCGCCGCTGCTTCGCCCTATTTCAg AGCCATGCTGACAGGATGTCTTGTGGAAGGCAGAACTCACACCTTAGAGCTGAAAGACGTCCCTGGTTCTCTGCTTAACATTGTCCTGACCTACGTGTACACAGGGAGAGCCACCCTCACTGAACACAATGTACAGGATGTTCTCACCTTAGCTGACTACTTTCAGATACATGCTCTGAAGAAACTCTGTTGCTATCACCTCAAG aaCCACCTCGTAACCAGGACCTGCCTCAATGTACACGAAGTAGCAACCTTACACCGTTGCCATGACTTAGCAGCGGATGCTCTTTCCCTCGCCAGTTCCCAGTGCTCAGAGGTTCTTCTACAGCCCTCATTCCTCACATTACAGCCTGACACAATACTCACTCTATTGAAGCAGCCTTACCTTAGTGTGGAATCTGAAGAGGAACTGTTGAAG GGTGTCATACTCTGGGCTTCCAAGGATCCAGATGAGAGGCGAAAGTGGCTTCCAGTTCTGTGCCAAAAGATAGATCTCAGTCTGCTTGATTCACAGACAAGAATGAAGTACATTGCCACCTTAGAGGATAGACAGCTTTTAACAGATGATTTGAAGTACATCATAGCCCCAATAGATGTAAATTCGGATACTGCGGAAGAAGGTTCAGATGACCAAGAAGAAACAGTGAAGAAGACTAGATATAATTCCCAAGAAGAG GTATTGCTGGTAATGGGAGGAGAATCCAATGGTCGGTTATTACGCAACACAGAGTGCTTTGCTGTGGGTTATTCCTCTTGGCGGTGTAGTATACCAGAGGTAGCAGGCCGCCACAACCAACACTATCACCGACTACAAGTTCTTCCTGTTATGAGTCATGCACGGGCTTATTGTGCTGTGGCTACTCACGATAACATTGTATATGTACTAG GTGGTCAGACGAACAGCCAGTTCCTGGCATCATGTGAAAGTTACAGTGTGGTGACCAACAGCTGGCGCCCACTTTGTGACTTGCCTCTCCCCATCCATGGTGCGGCGGCTGCCTTCCTTGATGGTGCTCTCTACGTTGCCGGTGGCAAGTCCATGCGGCAGTATGAAGAAAAACTCTGG GTGTATGATGTGCAACGTGACACATGGGTGGCTCGAGGATCTCTAAGTTCTGGAAGGGGACACATCGGTATGGCTGCTCTGCATGGATCCCTCTATGCTGTGGGTGGTATGAGTTGTGTGGGAGGAATCAGTCAGGTGCTGGCTTCCTGTGAGAAATTTGACCCAGGTTCAGATATGTGGGTACCCATAG CTTCCCTCTCTCAAGCCCGAGCCTACCATGGAGTGGCAGTTATAAATGACCACCTTTATGCTATAGGAGGATATGATGGAGCTCGATGGCTTAGTTCTGTTGAGCGCTATGACCCCCTCCGTGATCAGTGGACGACAG TGTCGTCTATGATCAGCCCTCGCAGCAGCTTCGGTGTGACTGTGAGTCGTGGAAGAATATATTGTCTTGGTGGCTTTAGTGGGGAGTCTAATCTCAATACTGTGGAGAAGTACAATCCCCGCACTGACATGTGGCACTGTGTTCAGTCCATGCAACTGCGTCGATATGGATTAGTCGCAGCCACAGTGAATGTTCCTGGAGCAACACAGCTTTAA
- the LOC119574474 gene encoding kelch-like protein 12 isoform X2, with protein sequence MPIITWGMVEGVADSGWHATLTRGLHQAWEAGLFTDLVITAQDQVIHAHKVILAAASPYFRAMLTGCLVEGRTHTLELKDVPGSLLNIVLTYVYTGRATLTEHNVQDVLTLADYFQIHALKKLCCYHLKNHLVTRTCLNVHEVATLHRCHDLAADALSLASSQCSEVLLQPSFLTLQPDTILTLLKQPYLSVESEEELLKGVILWASKDPDERRKWLPVLCQKIDLSLLDSQTRMKYIATLEDRQLLTDDLKYIIAPIDVNSDTAEEGSDDQEETVKKTRYNSQEEVLLVMGGESNGRLLRNTECFAVGYSSWRCSIPEVAGRHNQHYHRLQVLPVMSHARAYCAVATHDNIVYVLGGQTNSQFLASCESYSVVTNSWRPLCDLPLPIHGAAAAFLDGALYVAGGKSMRQYEEKLWVYDVQRDTWVARGSLSSGRGHIGMAALHGSLYAVGGMSCVGGISQVLASCEKFDPGSDMWVPIASLSQARAYHGVAVINDHLYAIGGYDGARWLSSVERYDPLRDQWTTVSSMISPRSSFGVTVSRGRIYCLGGFSGESNLNTVEKYNPRTDMWHCVQSMQLRRYGLVAATVNVPGATQL encoded by the exons ATGCCTATTATTACTTGGG GGATGGTAGAGGGCGTGGCGGACAGTGGCTGGCATGCGACCTTGACCCGCGGCCTCCACCAAGCATGGGAGGCGGGGCTCTTCACCGACCTGGTCATCACGGCGCAAGATCAGGTCATCCACGCGCACAAGGTCATCCTCGCCGCTGCTTCGCCCTATTTCAg AGCCATGCTGACAGGATGTCTTGTGGAAGGCAGAACTCACACCTTAGAGCTGAAAGACGTCCCTGGTTCTCTGCTTAACATTGTCCTGACCTACGTGTACACAGGGAGAGCCACCCTCACTGAACACAATGTACAGGATGTTCTCACCTTAGCTGACTACTTTCAGATACATGCTCTGAAGAAACTCTGTTGCTATCACCTCAAG aaCCACCTCGTAACCAGGACCTGCCTCAATGTACACGAAGTAGCAACCTTACACCGTTGCCATGACTTAGCAGCGGATGCTCTTTCCCTCGCCAGTTCCCAGTGCTCAGAGGTTCTTCTACAGCCCTCATTCCTCACATTACAGCCTGACACAATACTCACTCTATTGAAGCAGCCTTACCTTAGTGTGGAATCTGAAGAGGAACTGTTGAAG GGTGTCATACTCTGGGCTTCCAAGGATCCAGATGAGAGGCGAAAGTGGCTTCCAGTTCTGTGCCAAAAGATAGATCTCAGTCTGCTTGATTCACAGACAAGAATGAAGTACATTGCCACCTTAGAGGATAGACAGCTTTTAACAGATGATTTGAAGTACATCATAGCCCCAATAGATGTAAATTCGGATACTGCGGAAGAAGGTTCAGATGACCAAGAAGAAACAGTGAAGAAGACTAGATATAATTCCCAAGAAGAG GTATTGCTGGTAATGGGAGGAGAATCCAATGGTCGGTTATTACGCAACACAGAGTGCTTTGCTGTGGGTTATTCCTCTTGGCGGTGTAGTATACCAGAGGTAGCAGGCCGCCACAACCAACACTATCACCGACTACAAGTTCTTCCTGTTATGAGTCATGCACGGGCTTATTGTGCTGTGGCTACTCACGATAACATTGTATATGTACTAG GTGGTCAGACGAACAGCCAGTTCCTGGCATCATGTGAAAGTTACAGTGTGGTGACCAACAGCTGGCGCCCACTTTGTGACTTGCCTCTCCCCATCCATGGTGCGGCGGCTGCCTTCCTTGATGGTGCTCTCTACGTTGCCGGTGGCAAGTCCATGCGGCAGTATGAAGAAAAACTCTGG GTGTATGATGTGCAACGTGACACATGGGTGGCTCGAGGATCTCTAAGTTCTGGAAGGGGACACATCGGTATGGCTGCTCTGCATGGATCCCTCTATGCTGTGGGTGGTATGAGTTGTGTGGGAGGAATCAGTCAGGTGCTGGCTTCCTGTGAGAAATTTGACCCAGGTTCAGATATGTGGGTACCCATAG CTTCCCTCTCTCAAGCCCGAGCCTACCATGGAGTGGCAGTTATAAATGACCACCTTTATGCTATAGGAGGATATGATGGAGCTCGATGGCTTAGTTCTGTTGAGCGCTATGACCCCCTCCGTGATCAGTGGACGACAG TGTCGTCTATGATCAGCCCTCGCAGCAGCTTCGGTGTGACTGTGAGTCGTGGAAGAATATATTGTCTTGGTGGCTTTAGTGGGGAGTCTAATCTCAATACTGTGGAGAAGTACAATCCCCGCACTGACATGTGGCACTGTGTTCAGTCCATGCAACTGCGTCGATATGGATTAGTCGCAGCCACAGTGAATGTTCCTGGAGCAACACAGCTTTAA